In Brassica napus cultivar Da-Ae chromosome C2, Da-Ae, whole genome shotgun sequence, the sequence ATGTACTCCTCTAGTGACGCTGGCCGATCTTCTGCTGATAGTCTGCTCCATGAAATCATAAACCTCCTCACCAGAACGATTCTCACAGCAATCTCATTATGGCTCACCGGAGACTCACAACTGAGGAAAAAGGCAAAGCTGTAGCGCAGGCTTCTGATGCCCCTAATGACCAACAATGCGAGCGCATAGGAGCACCAGAATTTGATACATCGGCTCTTATCATGGACAACTTACTGACACTAATTGGTAGAGTCTTGAACCCGAAGGAACAACCGGTGGGAGCCCTCATCTCAGCACTACCAAGAAAATGGAGCGTCAAAGGAGGAGTCACAGGCTCTGATCTAGGCAAGGACTGCTTCCAGATTAGATTTGAACTGGAGGAGGATTTGGTTCAGGTGCTAGCAGCCAGACCCTATCGTTACAACCACTTGATGCTAATCCTCCAGCGCTGGGAACCAGTCATCTCTTTGTCGTTCCCTTCTCAGATTCCGTTCTGGATCCGTTTACAAGGAATCCCCCTTCACTTCTGGCTCGAGAAGATGATTTACACCATTGCTCATGAATTAGGAACTCTAGAGACCtacaaaatcaccaaaacctcTGCGAAGATCCAAGTACTCGTTGATGGACTAAGGCCACTCATCAAAGAATCTATCATCGACTTTGCCACCGGAGAAGAGCTCCCCATCACCCTAGAATATGAAGATCTCGAGTATCATTGCTCCCTTTATAATAAACTCACTCATGTGGCCAGAAACTGCCCTATGGCGACTCATGGCAGAATGGCATCGCCTTCATGGTCTAAGGATTCCCTTCCAAGTGTAAACCCTCCCTTACACACCAACAGGAACACAAGATCTCTCTCTCATCAGGGTGCCACCAGAGCCACTCGGAGACAATCACCCCCAGCTTTCAGCAGCAGAGTGGATCGACATGGCAAGCCGTTTGGGGAAAGATTACCCCTACCTCCAACTAGAGGAAGACCGATATCAAACAAGATTATTCCGCGCTTAGAAGGCCGCTCCCCCAGAGACACTGAGAAACGTAGACACTTGACCCAAGAAGCTGCTAAATCTACACATGAAAGAGTCTGGAGGGAAAAGGCTGTCCCCTCCTCGCTGGCTGCACATCATGCACACGACAACGTCAGATCTCCACTAACCCCTGCTGGGGTACGAGCACCTGAGTCACGCCCCCCACTAGAAAGGAACTTAGCCTTGTCTGATTTTCCGCAGAATGTCGCCTTGCCCACAAGGGAAGAAGTAATGGAGGAACTTAGAGAAGTCACCTTCCACTATACCAACTGCTCCGACCCCACTGAAAGCGCGGCTTGACGCCAAAGAGTTACTCACAGTGAGGAACACGGACTCATGGAGGAGACTGCAACGAGGATCCTAGCAGCAGCACAATCAAGCCTGATAAGAGAAGCAGACAGCTCTTTGAACCAACAGCTTGCGACCCCGCTCCCCCCTGCGGCTCCTCAAAGATCTACCAGACCGCTGTCTGCTAGAAAGAGCATAAGCAAATCAACAAGGAGTAGACGTCCCTCAGCAAGCCCACACACCTTCCTAGGTGCTAGCTTAAGGAAGAGAAGGCTAACCCAACTAAGCCCCTCGCTCTCGAGGCATGGTTTTCCCCATGCATCACCGGTCCTTCCCCTCCACAGAAGAGACAAAAGTAGTCAATCAGGACACTCGTTGCCACCAATACTAGACTCGGTGCCACCTCCTGCGCACTTGGGAAGTCCCCAACAGGATTTTCCCACCCTTCATCGGCCTCTTCCTTAGTAGTCTTGAGCTGGAACTGTTGTGGTTTAGGGAACCCCACAACAGTCCAAAGGCTCAAGGAACTTACAAAAAAATTTTCCCCCGACATCATTTTTCTCTCGGAGACTAAGAATCAAGACGATATGGTATTGACTGAGCTCCAACCCCTGAACTATGAAGGGTCTTTTCTAGTTACGCCCACCTCCCCGGGTTCTGGAGGTCTGGCTCTCCTGTGGAAAAACGACATTGATGTCAATATCCTTACAAGTAACCCCAACTTCATTGACACCATGATTTCATTTAAAGGAACCTCTTTCAATGGTTCCTTTGTTTATGGAGCTCCGGACTGGACTAAGAGACAGGAAGTATGGGACAGCCTAGCTGACATCTCAGCATCAAGAAACGCAGCATGGTTTCTGACTGGAGACTTCAACGAAATCACAGATAACTCCGAAAAAGCAGGAGGAAGGGAACGACCAGAGAGCTCTTTCTGTGCCTTCAGATCCTTCATATCGTCATGTGATCTCTTTGACCTTAAGCACACTGGAGATTTTCTCTCATCGAGAGGGCAAAGAGACTCACATCTTGTCCACTGCCGACTGGATAGATCATTGGTGAACAGTTCCTGGTCTGACTTATTTCCGAATGGAAGAGCTCACTATCTCCAATATGAAGGTTCAGACCACAGGCCAATCCTCTCCACTTTTgattcaaagaagaagaaaacctcgGGGATCTTCCGATATGATCGTCGCCTACGCAATAACGAAGCGGTCAAGAATCTAATAGAAACCACCTGGAAAGCTGCTTCAGACCTGCCAGTAATAAATAGGATCAGCAAATGCAGGAAGGCCATTGTCGCATGGAGCAAAGAGTTCTACGTAAACAGCATGAAGAAGATTAATGAATTGAAGGAGGCACTTGACACAGCAATGGCTGATAGAACATCAGATTCGGAAACGATATCACTAATCAATCAGGACCTCCTAAAAGCTTATAGAGAGGAGGAGGAATTTTGGAAACAACGCAGTAGGCAATTGTGGCTCACCTTGGGAGACAAAAACACAAGCTATTTCCACGCATCCACCAAGGGGAGAAGGGCTAGAAACCGTATCATGGTTATTGAGTCTGCTGATGGAGCTCCAGCTTATGATGATGACAAGATTGCTGAGGTAATCTCGCAGTACTTCAAGCAAATCTTCAACTCCACAAACCCTCCGGCCTCTGAGATAGTGCACAAAGCCATAACGCCTTGCATCTCTCCGTCAACAAATGAAAGACTAACGTCGTTACCCACATTACTCGAGATCAAGGAGGCAATGTTTGCAATACATCCTGATAAAGCCCCAGGCCCTGATGGCTTCTCCGCCAGCTTCTTCCAATCCAACTGGGAAGTAGTTGGACCTGCAATATCAAGAGAGATTCAATGTTTCTTCACAACGGGTGTGCTTCCCCACTCTATAAATTCGACACATATCAGACTAATCCCTAAGATTCTCAGCCCCAAACTAGTCTCAGACTACAGACCCATAGCCCTATGTAATGTCTATTACAAGGTAATATCTAAGATCCTAGCACTAAGACTGAAACCGGCTCTACAAGAGGTGATTTCAGAGACCCAATCAGCCTTCGTTCCGGGACGTGCTATTTCAGACAATGTACTTATCACTCATGAGGTATTACACTACCTAAAGGGATCACGAGCAACTAAATACTGTTCTATGGCGGTGAAGACAGATATTAGTAAAGCCTATGATAGACTTGAATGGTCTTTCATTAGAGCTGTGCTTGAGAGAATGGGTTTTTGCGATACCTGGATCATGTGGATGATGCAGTGTGTATCGACGGTCTCTTACTCCTTCCTACTCAACAACGAGGTTACGGGTAGAGTGGTTCCCCAACGCGGCATTAGACAGGGAGATCCTTTGTCGCCTTACATCTTCATCCTCTGCGGGGAGGTGCTTTCGGGACTCTGTAAAAGGGCACAAGCGGATGGTTCACTGCCGGGAATCAGAGTAGCAAGAAACAGCCCAAAAATGAATCACCTGTTGTTTGCTGACGATACTATGCTGTTCACCACAACGGACACGCGTAGTTGCTCCTCTCTAGTGGAAATTCTCCATGACTACGAACGGGCTTCAGGTCAGATGATCAATGCTCAAAAATCCTCAATCTCGTTCTCATCAAAGACCCCACCTGAAATCAGAAACCGAGTTAAGTCCCAACTGGGAATTGAAAAAGAAGGTGGAGTTGGGAAATATTTGGGCCTCCCTGAGCATTTcgggagaaagaagaaagacttGTTCTCTTCCATAGTAGACAGAATGAAGCAGATAGCCATCAGCTGGTCTACACACTTCCTTTCCACAGCTGGAAAGGCCACTATGATCCAATCAGTCCTCTCTGGGGTTCCTTCCTTTGCCATGACTTGCTTCGAACTCCCTATCAGTCTCTGCAAACGCATACAATCAGTCTTGACCCGATTCTGGTGGGACTCAAAAGACGGGGAAAGGAAGATCTGTTGGATAGCTTGGGATGAGCTTACATTACCAAAGAGTATGGGAGGTCTGGGTTTCCGTGATATCCGCGCCTTTAATCATGCTCTTCATTGGATGGAAACTCCTAACAAAGCCGGACTGCTTACTCGCCAGAGTTCTCCTGGGCAAATACTGTCACAATACTTCCTTCTTAAAGGCCAATGCGAGACAAGCCATTTCACATGGCTGGAGAGGAATATTGGCGGGGAGAGACCTCCTCCTACAACATCTTTGTAAAGCTATCGGGGATGGTGAATCAACGAACCTCTGGTCAGACTCGTGGATTAAACCTGACACAAAACTCAAACCAATTGGACCAGTCTTCTTCCAGGATAAAGATCTGATGGTTGCAGATATACTCTCCAGAGAGAGTAAAGAGTGGAACAAAGCTCACATCGATAATCTATTCCCTGAGCTGGCCTCACATATTTTATCACTCCGGCCTAGCATCCTAGGTGCAAAAGACACGTTTACATGGCCGCTGCATAAGACAAGTAACTACACTGTGAAATCAGGATATTACTCAACTCAAACTGCAAAGCACCAATCAGCAAACTTACTCTCAACATCTGGAACACCATGGAACTGGAAGAAGTTCATCTGGTCACAAGACCTCCTTCCGAAGCTCAAGTATTTCCTCTGGAAGGCAGCCACAAATTCTTTACGGACAGGAGAGAATCTACGGAAAAGAGTCCTCGTTGCTGACACAGCCTGCTCCAGATGCGGAGAGCCAGAAACATTAGACCACATCCTATTTCACTGCGATTTTGCAAAGGATGTATGGAAGGCGGGACCTTGGATAGATGTTGTCTCTACGGGTAACAGCTCCACCTTCAAAACACTGATCCAAGAAGCCCGTAAATGGACGAACCTCCCTCCCCATGGAATCACAGGTAACGCCTTTCCCTGGTTCGTTTGGTCGATTTGGACTGCTAGAAACCTCTGGGTCTTCGAGAAACGAAAGACCACACCACTAGAAACATCAGTTAAGGCGATCACCTCACAGAAAGAATGGGAACAGGCACAATCCAATAGACCCAAGACGACGACGAATCGTGATCTGACCCCTTCACTGCAGCTATCTCTCACCAACGAATCCACCATCTTCTGTAATACCGATGCAACTTGGAGATCCGATCAGCAAGCTGCAGGACTCGGCTGGATCTTCACAGATCGCCACACACAGGTGCTTCACCAAGGCTCTATCGGGCAGAGAAATGTCCCCTCCGCCTATATGGTTGAGGCGTTGGCCATCAGAGAAGCCCTAATCCAAGCCTCATCTTACAACTACACAGACATCTGTCTCCGTACAGACTCACAAGAGCTCGCCAGAGCTATCACCATGAGAAGACGATCGACGGAACTCTTCAGAATTCTCTCGGACATCGACTCTTTGGTCTTCTCCCCTTCCTCCCCCTTCCGATCATGCGCTGTCGCTTTTACTCCAAGAGCCAGAAATGGGCCGGCGGACTCCTTAGCTAAAGCCtgtcttgtttcttttttggGCCTGAGGCCATAATTACTcttattatgcttttaaaactctgttatgttttatttaattaatctaaGTATccagttgctcaaaaaaaaagtatttatttttgaagaaaaatcttaaaccccaccCTCCAAAAGCCCACCCCTcaaatttaaaccctaagtttagattagttaactctaagGATATAAGTGTctatttacttctttaaaactaaaattaagtgTAGTTAaagtaaatatgaaaatagtagTAAGAATGTGGTAGTTTAAATAATTTCTCAAAATAATAAAGCATATTTTGTATATGATTTCACAGAAAATGTAAATAAACCATATACATgttatttgaaattattataaaattaaacttattattaaaataaactggCTCGTAGCGCTAGTGGAAAATctagtattttatataaaagcTCCATGTTTGCTTATAGAATAGTTAAATTTCAAGGGAGATAATCTTCATATTAGTCCAAAAACATCACGATTCAGACTAAATTGGTAACTATTGCCACTCtctttttattaatcaagaagGAAACACCGAGACAAGACAAATCTTTGTATTGTTCTATTTATAATAACAGTGTCAAAGAAATTGTCGTTCCaaacaattgattaattaaaatttcatgTTAGCTTTTGGAGTGACCATAGTTTGCAGCGAGAACACCAACAACATTAAATGAAGAGCCATCAAAGATTGAAGCCGGTAGGACCCGTCGCCACCATCCGCTTGTAGATATTTCAATTACATTTTCTAAACAGTTGAACTGAACCAAAGCTTTTGTCTTTCCAAGTTCATTGGAAGAAACAATCAAAagaacaatagttttttttccagatttaaaataaattaggaatcaaacaaatcaaatgaccaaaaaaaaataaatcaaagaaagagaagaaaaatgaatcaaacaagccgATATTGAAGCTGTAGAAGCTTCCGGCCATCggtttgaaactaaaaaagaatTATCTTTTTTCCTTTGACGGCTAGAGTTTTTTTATGACTACTCTTGAGTTACACACAAACAATGTCGTGTATATATAGCTGTAACATATAGACCATGTGTGTTACTTCAATATGATTCTTATTTGGTCGGTCCATGAAGGTTCCAAGAGTTTCTAAGACCGCATACATATGGTGATTTTAATGTGAAAAACGGTGGCCATAAGTCACCAATCGTCGCACCAACTTTGGGTACTGAGTTTTTAAGCACCGATCAAATCTGTTGACCTCGTGACTTGGTCCGCAGATTTGATCATGTAAAACTAGGTCTTGAATGACTTAATCATgatcaatataattttttttacggcaaatctattattataaaaaagagTTCTCTCACTCCTCATGCCTCCACGTCAGCCGCCAGCTAGATAAGTCGTTGATTGTGAGCACGACACGTGTCCGGGTGAAATGAAACTCACCGTTTCATTTAACGAAAAGCTATCACGAGTTTGGTTTCTGATAAGTTTTAGTGGGCTACAGATTTGGCTTCAATTTAGTTGATATGGGCTCCATCACCTAGTATCATATATTGTTatcatctcttatatattaattgaaaaaaatacatattctttttgtagccacatgtcatcactatgatgattctgagaattattagaaaaataggttggtccatttaattatataataagctttttattaaactaatcgtaaattcattattaatgttctttataATTTCTTTAGATAAAAGTTACGGAGTTGCCTAATgtgactaaaatatatatggcaactaatgattttgaataaaaaaatttgataaaaattagtgtattttctatcatatttgtttaactttaaactattaaaataaatgaaacaaccacaataaccatataataaaaatttagatttttctgtatatgttatatttgaaatttttaaaaacgattataaattactaaaactgttaaagtctcccattcaaattttgtgatccagagtttaaaatttttgttatgacaaaatacaaatgattacaaaatcatataagtaaaagtctaatttaattaattattaagattaatatatatatcattttaaattaaactataaaccatataagatacataaatattttagtttcaaaatttactttgaacattttttatgGATTATATATCAATTCAAACATGTTAGTCTTGGAAACAAACCATAACGGAATCAAAGAGTTTACATAGGAAAATTTAGAATTCTGAGCTCGAGCTTCTTTTGTAAGGAGGTCAACCTTATACTAAAAGTACGACAATAAAGGATAAGGGAAAACCAGTAAAAGAGGAGTGTAAATGGACGAATTATCCATTCCGAGACTAAAGATGATCATTTTTCTTTATCATTAGTCAAATTTACCAATTGTTGGCAATCCGATACAAAATCCATCGATGAAAATCCCAGTTGCAGAGAGTATGCCATTTCCTATATCAGGGTAGAGAACTCCGCATGCAGGGGAGAGGACTTGATCGTTCCAGACTGATCCGTATGATTGTTTCTCTGGCTCTAAATCCAAGATACATCTACGTACTTAGCATCTTGGTAAATGTGGCTCGCTCCAAACAATCTAACCCCAAGTGTCTCATTCATTGAACTATCTATCAGAATCACTTGTGCAACtttcccttcctcttcttcttgagaCGCAtgacggggggggggggggggggggggggggggggggagatcAATTTTCCACTTAAAAACTTCTCATTTCTCGCTTaccagaaaaaaaacaaatgatctgTGGGAAACGCATTGCCTTGGGAGCTCTATTTCTCTTTGTGCAGAAGAGAATATAATCAAAGTTCTCATATATAGAGCCCATATTAGCTCTTTGCAACCATTTATGCTTGATTCTGAAACATATACCTCTccattttattcttttaattgTGTTGCAAGCGTGTACCCGAATTTGACTGTATACCCTAGATTTTGTATAGATCCAGCAAAAAACATTGCCACTAAAGATATGGCTACTCCGAATACTCCGTATCAACGGGATATTTTCCGGATCACATATGGAATGTAAAACATCTAGCTTCCATGTCTTCGTGCTTTGGTATATAAGCTGATTGATATATCGATTTTGATCTCGATGATTACCATTTTCCTTGGCCGGCCTTGATGGGATCACCAGGATCCAGGGATCCATCCATAGTCTCGTGCTGTAATCTGATCCTTTTTTCTTCTTAGACCCGCACGAAGGAGATCCTGAGCGGCCATGATGTTTTTCCATTCAAAAGATTGGGAGTTAGAAGTTTTAACTTTCATAGGATTAATATGTCGACAGTATGTATTTTAAGACCCTAGCTAGTATGGTCGAGTAATCTCCATAATTGCTTGACAAGTAATGCCAGGTTAAATTCACTCAGGTCTCTGAATCCTAAACCACTCTTATCACAAAGTTTACAGATCTTCTTCCAACAATCAAAtgtaaattcgatttttttccTTTAGATACCACTAGAATTTTGCTATTGCTCTTTGGAGGTTTTAATGATATCTTTAAGTAGGAAGAAACATGATATTGTTGCCACTAAAGACAAGATGACTGAGGTTTGGAGAATCAAAGAGAAGACAGGATCAGAAACATGTTCTGTTTCTGAGACAGAGGAACAAGGAGATTCAGTTATGAAGACAGTGGGCCTTGAGTTGGAGAAGATGCCAAAGGCTGAGACAAGCTTTACCAAGAACGAGATAGGGCCACAAGACATAAGTACAAAGCCCATACTGATGAACAAACAAGCAACGGTAACATTATGTTCTGAAAACAAAGGACAAGTAAAAGACAAAGGAAGTGGTCCTGGCTTGTACGGATTGCGAGAGCCAATAACATTGAAGAACAAGTTCCAGCTATTTGACTCTAATGTTGAGACAAAGACCTAATTGACAGCAAGGCATTCTTCTAGGGCTTTCacatttatgtataaatatttctcTTACATTGTAATGAACTCTCAAGCAAGAAACATAATGAAAAGCTTCAGTTTACATTTGTTCTTTCTCAAGATCCAACGTTTGAAGACATAGCTCCTCGCCTCACTGGTTTTGACGATAGACTCAAGTCTTATGAAGGAACTCAGACGTCTGTATCACCTCACCAAGCATTTCAAGTGTCAACCAACGACAACAACCTCACTCAGAGTGCAAACTACTCACAGCAAACTCCCCACTTTAATCAATATCGTGGTCGTGGAGGCAGCAACGGCAGGTTTGGCTATGGTAGAGGCAGAGGATACTCAACTAGAGGTCGAGGCTTTCATCAGTAAGTCTCTCAAACCTGCAACCCCTCTCAAGGAGATACCTCAACACGGCCAACCTCTAAAATCTGTGGCCGCTTCGGTCACAATACTCTCAAGTGTTACAGACGCTTTGACATATCTTACCAGAGTGAAGAACTACCCTCAGCCATGGCAGCACTTCATGTTACCAACGATCCCTCTTCCATTCAACAATCTTATCATGGTACTGAGTGGTATCCTGACACTGCTGCAACGGCTCATATCACCAACTCTCAACAGAATCTCCAGACAGCTCAATCATATCATGGTCATGACTCGGTAATGGTGGCAGATGACAACTTTCTACCAATAACTCACATTGGATCAGTGCCACTGCAAACCAATTCTGGTTCCTCAGGTATCATATCTCTGAAAGATGTATTAGTTTGTCCGAATATAGCCAAATCTCTACTCTCAGTTTCAAAGCTCACTGTTGACTACCCTTGTGAGTTTACTTTTGACTGTGATGGTGTCTATGTTAAGGACAAGCTAACCAAGCAAATCCTGACTCAAGGAAGCAGACTTAAGGACCTTTATGTTCTGGATAACTCGATGTTCTCTGCCTTCTATACAGCAAGACAAACAGCAGCAAGTGCAGATGTGTGGCGTAGAAGATTGGGTCATCCGAGCTCAGAGATTCTTCAAAAGCTATCATCAAGTCTATCTATTAACATCAATAAAAGCATGACCAAGATTTGAGACTCATGTCAACTTGGCAAAAGTGCTAGATTACATTTTCCTAGTTCTGTTTCTGTATCTAGTAGACCTCTTGAAAGGATAAGCTGTGACCTTTGGGGTCCATCTCATGTTAGCCTGTCCAAagattcaaatattttgttatcttcATAGATCATTTCTCAAGATATTGTTGGTTTTATCCTCTGAGACAGAAGTCTGATTTTCCACAAATATTTATCATGTGGCTCTAGTGGAAAAACAACTTGATCAGAAGATACAAATGTTTCAATGTGTTGGAGGAGGTGAATTCACAAGCAACAAATTCGTCACTCATCTAGCCAATCATGGAATCAAACAGTTGATTTCATGTCCTCACACCCCTCAACAAAACGGTATGGCAGAGAGGAAACACAGACATATCACTGAGCTTGGCCTTTCTATGCTTTTTGATGGAAAGGTTCCTCAACAATATTTGGTGGAAGCTTTCTTCACATCTTCCTATCTCGGAAACCTtcttccttcttcatctttaacAGACAACAAAAGTCCTTATGAAGCTCTCTACAATAAAAAGCCAGAGTATTCTGCTCTTAGAACCTTTGGAAGTGCTTGCTATCCTTCCCTCAGACCTTATTCCTCAAACAAACTAGATCCAAAATCATTGCAGTATGTGTTTGTTGGATATAATGAGAAGTATAAAGGGTACAGATGCCTTCATCCTCCTACAGGAAGAGTTTACATCAATCGCCATGTTCTGTTAGATGAACAAAATTTCCCTTTTACCACAACCTATGCTTATCTTCATCAACGACAAGCATCACCTCTACTCTCAGCATTGCAACAAAGCTTCCTCCACAAGCAAACGGTCTCTGAAAATCAAATCTCCTCACCTGCTCCAAGTTTTGTATCAGTACCTGCTACTGTTTCTGAACCAATAAGAGCTGTTCCTCCTCAACCTACTTCACAAAATGGAACCACATCTGGCAGCAACATTTTTGCTTATGTAAGTCCTAGAGCTACACTTCAGTTTGGCACTCTACCATCAGGGGTTCTGCCTGGTTCTTCGCCTTCAAATGAAGTCTCAAGCTCCTCAGCTCATGAATTGTCAAGATCACCATTACCTTTGGTGACCTCTAGTTCTCCAACTACGGTTCAGTTTGGTACGTTATTGTTAGGAAATAATACAccggtatcatttcctccagcctccagCCTCCAGGCAGGACCCAGACCCCCGGGTCCCCGATACAGGAACGCTCCAGGTCCCCGCTAAAAGGAACCCTGAGACCAGTCTCAGGGACAGACCTCTCTTCCGAGAAACGGAAGatttccgataaggagaaccttccatatttccgaatatggaagagttcaaCCTAAATCAAACCGACTTCAAGGCGACTATAAAAGGGCTCCTAAGTTCCAAAAGCAAAGGGTCGACTTCCCCAAGGCTTAGAGACTAGGGTTAGAcagctagaattagggttcttaccTAATACTTTGTAACCTGTTTACTCTCGCTTGTTCTACCTAATAAAACAATTCTTTAAGCCTATCTTCTTATTACTTTACCCAAATCCTCACGAAACATACAAACCTACTCAAAACACATACGATTCTCTAGCTTATCCATCATTCTGTGGTACTCAaaaagagcctacacaaaaatctcCTAACattttggcgctagaaggaggggagtaatctaacTACGTGATGATGGCGATGGATGAGCGCGACGAGCTATCCGACGCCGTTCGAAGAAAAGCCGAGCCCCAGGGGCTACCCGGTGACTTGCAAAGCCGAGAAACTAAACTACATCAAGCACACGTCATATCCGGTGGACTGGAGGCAGGTGATGTACGCCACCCCACCGTCAATACCAACAGTGTAGGGAACGACCCTGAAACCATCAAGTCGGAACACCCTAGGACGACAAGATAGACTTCACTGCCGAGAAGGTCTTGGTTCCACATCATGACGCCCTCGTCATCTCGCTTACTATAGCAAACTTTCTGGTCAAGAGGATACTGGTGGACAGTGGTAGTTCTTGTAAC encodes:
- the LOC106378429 gene encoding uncharacterized protein LOC106378429, which translates into the protein MVADILSRESKEWNKAHIDNLFPELASHILSLRPSILGAKDTFTWPLHKTSNYTVKSGYYSTQTAKHQSANLLSTSGTPWNWKKFIWSQDLLPKLKYFLWKAATNSLRTGENLRKRVLVADTACSRCGEPETLDHILFHCDFAKDVWKAGPWIDVVSTGNSSTFKTLIQEARKWTNLPPHGITGNAFPWFVWSIWTARNLWVFEKRKTTPLETSVKAITSQKEWEQAQSNRPKTTTNRDLTPSLQLSLTNESTIFCNTDATWRSDQQAAGLGWIFTDRHTQVLHQGSIGQRNVPSAYMVEALAIREALIQASSYNYTDICLRTDSQELARAITMRRRSTELFRILSDIDSLVFSPSSPFRSCAVAFTPRARNGPADSLAKACLVSFLGLRP